A region from the Xiphias gladius isolate SHS-SW01 ecotype Sanya breed wild chromosome 20, ASM1685928v1, whole genome shotgun sequence genome encodes:
- the rbp4l gene encoding retinol binding protein 4, like, with protein MGSSKLALLLVLVSCVERCLSASCVVDSFSVKEDFDPKRYAGKWYALQKKDPEGLFLQDNISAEYTIDDDGSMTASSKGRVTLFGFWVVCADMAAQYSVPDPANPGKMFMNYQGLASYLSSGGDNYWVIDTDYDNYAITYACRTLNDDGSCEDGYALVFSRNPRGLPPAIQRVVRQKQEEICMAGQFQPVLQSGAC; from the exons ATGGGATCCTCTAAGCTGGCCCTGCTTCTGGTCTTGGTGTCCTGCGTGGAACGCTGCCTGTCTGCCTCCTGTGTCGTTGACAGCTTCTCAGTCAAAGAGGACTTTGACCCCAAGAGG TATGCAGGGAAGTGGTACGCGCTGCAGAAGAAAGATCCAGAGGGCCTGTTCCTGCAGGACAACATCTCAGCTGAGTACACCATCGATGATGACGGCTCCATGACTGCCTCCTCCAAGGGACGTGTCACTCTGTTTGG CTTCTGGGTCGTGTGTGCTGACATGGCTGCCCAGTACTCTGTCCCCGACCCTGCCAACCCCGGGAAGATGTTCATGAACTACCAGGGACTGGCCAGCTACCTGTCCAGTGGAG GTGACAACTACTGGGTGATTGACACAGACTACGACAACTACGCCATCACCTACGCCTGCCGCACCCTGAACGATGATGGCAGCTGCGAAGACGGCTACGCGCTCGTCTTCTCCAGGAACCCCCGTGGCCTGCCTCCCGCCATCCAGCGCGTTGTGCGTCAGAAACAGGAGGAGATCTGCATGGCCGGACAGTTTCAACCTGTCCTGCAGTCTGGAGCCTgctaa